A window of the Egibacter rhizosphaerae genome harbors these coding sequences:
- a CDS encoding response regulator, whose protein sequence is MKILIVDDSKAMRKIVQRALQSTQAYGGAALVEATNGREALDVVESEQPDIVLSDWNMPEMTGIELLEVLKERGAAPKTFGFVTSESTPEMYDRAISAGAGFLVSKPFTAEALESALAAA, encoded by the coding sequence ATGAAGATTCTGATCGTCGACGACAGCAAGGCGATGCGCAAGATCGTGCAGCGCGCGCTGCAGTCGACCCAGGCTTACGGGGGCGCGGCCCTCGTCGAGGCCACGAACGGCCGCGAGGCGCTCGACGTCGTGGAGTCCGAGCAGCCGGACATCGTGCTCTCGGACTGGAACATGCCGGAGATGACCGGGATCGAACTGCTCGAGGTCCTCAAGGAGCGGGGCGCCGCCCCCAAGACGTTCGGGTTCGTCACGAGCGAGTCGACGCCGGAGATGTACGACCGGGCGATCAGCGCGGGAGCCGGCTTCCTCGTGAGCAAGCCCTTCACCGCCGAGGCGCTCGAGAGCGCACTCGCCGCCGCGTAG
- the cheB gene encoding chemotaxis-specific protein-glutamate methyltransferase CheB: MARKRVLVVDDSVVVRKLVTEVIAADDGLEVCGTAPNGRIALAKVDQLAPDLVTLDVEMPDMNGLEALSALRESHPELPVVMFSTLTDRGARVTLDALMRGANDYVTKPANVGGVSQAIAAVKAELIPKVRALTGADDVRPAPPTRLSPAARARPAASRSGSGRIDLIVVGVSTGGPNVLAEFVPHLPGDLGVPMVIVQHMPPVFTQLLAQRLDARSPLTVAEGSDGAPVQGGQVWIAPGDRHLLVRRDAGGLRLGINIGPPENSCRPSADVLFRSAVEACDGRVLGLVLTGMGQDGLRGSERIVEAGGSVLAQDKASSVVWGMPGAVTQAGLAEEQLPVTGLVDSVVRRVRAGAGRAAAEAAR, from the coding sequence ATGGCGCGGAAACGGGTCCTGGTCGTCGACGACTCGGTCGTCGTACGCAAGCTGGTCACCGAAGTGATCGCCGCTGACGACGGCCTGGAGGTGTGCGGCACGGCACCGAACGGTCGCATCGCGCTGGCGAAGGTCGACCAGCTCGCGCCCGACCTGGTGACCCTCGACGTCGAGATGCCCGACATGAACGGCCTGGAGGCGCTCTCGGCGTTGCGTGAGTCGCATCCCGAGCTTCCGGTGGTGATGTTCTCGACGCTCACGGATCGGGGCGCGCGGGTGACGCTCGACGCGCTCATGCGGGGAGCGAACGACTACGTCACCAAGCCCGCGAACGTCGGCGGGGTCAGCCAGGCGATCGCGGCGGTCAAGGCCGAGTTGATCCCCAAGGTCCGGGCCCTCACCGGGGCGGACGACGTCCGCCCCGCGCCACCGACACGTCTGAGCCCGGCGGCGCGGGCACGGCCGGCCGCGTCCCGGAGCGGCAGCGGACGGATCGACCTGATCGTCGTCGGTGTGTCGACGGGGGGTCCGAACGTGCTGGCCGAGTTCGTGCCCCACCTGCCCGGCGACCTGGGCGTCCCGATGGTGATCGTCCAGCACATGCCGCCGGTGTTCACCCAACTGCTCGCGCAGCGCCTCGACGCCCGCTCGCCCCTCACGGTGGCGGAGGGGAGCGACGGCGCGCCCGTGCAAGGCGGCCAGGTGTGGATCGCCCCGGGCGACCGTCACCTGCTCGTGCGCCGGGACGCCGGTGGGCTGCGGCTCGGCATCAACATCGGGCCGCCGGAGAACTCCTGCCGCCCGTCGGCAGACGTCCTGTTCCGCAGCGCCGTGGAGGCCTGTGACGGCCGGGTCCTCGGGCTCGTCCTGACGGGCATGGGACAGGACGGCCTGCGCGGATCGGAACGCATCGTCGAGGCCGGCGGCAGCGTCCTCGCGCAGGACAAGGCGTCGAGCGTGGTGTGGGGGATGCCGGGGGCGGTCACCCAGGCCGGGCTCGCCGAGGAGCAACTGCCAGTGACCGGACTCGTCGACTCCGTCGTGCGTCGGGTTCGCGCCGGTGCCGGTCGCGCGGCCGCCGAGGCGGCACGATGA
- a CDS encoding chemotaxis protein CheX, protein MTVTVLDLREIMHEVFQGSLGLGLEVAPDASEHSASAPVVAGGVHITGAWQAAVVITLDRALALQATGLMLQELPEDVTDEDLHDGIGELTNVVGGT, encoded by the coding sequence GTGACAGTGACGGTACTCGATCTACGCGAGATCATGCACGAGGTGTTCCAAGGGTCGCTGGGCCTCGGTCTCGAGGTCGCCCCTGACGCGAGCGAGCACTCCGCCTCGGCCCCTGTCGTGGCCGGTGGTGTCCACATCACCGGGGCCTGGCAGGCCGCGGTCGTCATCACGCTCGACCGCGCTCTCGCGCTGCAGGCCACGGGCCTCATGCTGCAGGAGCTGCCCGAGGACGTCACCGATGAGGACCTGCACGACGGGATCGGCGAGCTCACGAACGTGGTGGGGGGAACGTGA
- a CDS encoding CheR family methyltransferase, whose protein sequence is MSLAPADFDYVRTLVRDEAAIVVEPGKSYLVESRLAPVARRHGLQTIDRLVQQLRRGSPRLRDEVVEAMTTNETSFFRDVHPFTSLEERVIPELMQRRAARRQLVFWSAACSSGQEPYSVAMLLREKFPQLASWNVRIVASDISAEMLGRAAAGRFSQLEVNRGLPARYLAKYFQREGAEWQISDEIRRMVEFRAVNLIQPWPRMPPVDVLLLRNVLIYFDHGTKREILARCRQTLQPDGFLFLGAPETTLNVDPAFDRVQHGQTICYQLKSATGTGQGCTK, encoded by the coding sequence ATGAGCCTCGCACCGGCTGACTTCGACTACGTACGCACACTGGTCCGCGACGAGGCCGCCATCGTCGTCGAACCCGGCAAGAGCTACCTCGTGGAGTCCCGCCTCGCCCCGGTGGCCCGTCGACACGGCCTGCAGACGATCGACCGCCTCGTCCAGCAGCTGCGCCGCGGCTCTCCGCGCCTGCGCGACGAGGTCGTCGAGGCGATGACCACCAACGAGACGTCGTTCTTCCGCGACGTGCATCCGTTCACGAGCCTCGAGGAGCGCGTCATCCCCGAGCTCATGCAGCGTCGCGCGGCGCGCCGGCAGCTCGTGTTCTGGTCCGCGGCGTGCTCCAGCGGCCAGGAGCCCTACAGCGTGGCGATGCTGCTGCGCGAGAAGTTCCCGCAGCTCGCCAGCTGGAACGTGCGGATCGTGGCGAGCGACATCAGCGCGGAGATGCTCGGCCGCGCTGCCGCCGGGCGGTTCTCGCAGCTCGAGGTGAACCGGGGCCTGCCGGCGCGCTACCTGGCGAAGTACTTCCAGCGCGAGGGCGCGGAATGGCAGATCTCCGACGAGATCCGTCGCATGGTGGAGTTCCGCGCCGTCAACCTCATCCAACCCTGGCCGAGGATGCCGCCGGTGGACGTGCTGCTCCTTCGCAACGTCCTCATCTACTTCGACCACGGGACCAAGCGGGAGATCCTCGCGCGTTGCCGGCAGACCCTGCAGCCCGACGGGTTCCTGTTCCTGGGCGCGCCCGAGACGACCCTCAACGTCGACCCCGCCTTCGACCGGGTCCAGCACGGCCAGACGATCTGCTACCAGCTGAAGAGCGCCACCGGAACCGGACAGGGGTGCACGAAGTGA
- a CDS encoding response regulator — protein MSAHGSRRALVVDDSRTTRRILARMLDDLGFTVREASDGVEAMEDVARDGAPEVALVDWNMPRMDGLELVRELRADTAHEHCRILMVTTEAEVERLVEALDAGADEYAMKPFTKDVIADKLALLGVVGEAS, from the coding sequence ATGAGCGCGCACGGCAGCCGGCGCGCGTTGGTGGTCGACGACTCGCGCACCACCCGTCGGATCCTCGCGAGGATGCTCGACGATCTCGGGTTCACGGTGCGCGAGGCGAGCGACGGGGTGGAGGCGATGGAGGACGTCGCCCGCGACGGGGCGCCCGAGGTCGCGCTCGTCGATTGGAACATGCCGCGGATGGACGGTCTCGAACTCGTGCGCGAGCTCCGCGCCGACACCGCCCATGAGCACTGTCGGATCCTGATGGTGACCACCGAGGCCGAGGTCGAGCGTCTGGTCGAGGCGCTCGACGCGGGGGCGGACGAGTACGCGATGAAACCGTTCACGAAGGACGTGATCGCCGACAAGCTCGCGCTGCTCGGCGTCGTGGGGGAGGCTTCTTGA